A region from the Panicum hallii strain FIL2 chromosome 1, PHallii_v3.1, whole genome shotgun sequence genome encodes:
- the LOC112878813 gene encoding glycine-rich cell wall structural protein-like yields MASKALLVLALLLAAAFLVASANNEHTQLKEEENKQAGVQDYRGGGGYPYGRYPGGGWRGGGYPGGGYPGRGGGYPGRGRGGYCQWGCCNRGYYGGCRCCSRPDEIPEPMYRPEFVEVHN; encoded by the exons ATGGCGTCCAAGGCGCTCCTAGTGCTCGCGCTCCTGCTCGCTGCCGCCTTCCTTGTCGCCTCAGCTAACAACGAGCACACCC AGCTGAAGGAGGAGGAGAACAAGCAGGCCGGCGTGCAGGActaccgcggcggcggcggttacCCGTACGGCCGCTACCCCGGCGGCGGCTGGCGCGGAGGAGGCTACCCCGGCGGCGGCTACCCTGGCCGCGGGGGCGGCTACcctggccgcggccgcggcgggtaCTGCCAGTGGGGGTGCTGCAACCGCGGCTACTACGGCggctgccgctgctgctcgcGCCCCGACGAGATCCCGGAGCCCATGTACCGCCCGGAGTTCGTCGAGGTCCACAACTGA